The following is a genomic window from Zalophus californianus isolate mZalCal1 chromosome 10, mZalCal1.pri.v2, whole genome shotgun sequence.
ACAGTTGGTATAAGCATTCTGCAAAACTATTCAGCAACGTATATCAAAAGTCTATAGTTTCTTGTTTCTAGCAAAACCACTGTTAAAAATTTTTCCCTAAGGAAATACTAAGCATTTTGAACAAAGATTTATACCAAGATTTTTTCACATTCTTCTTCACACCtggaaataatagaaaacaatccaaatatttAATTGTGGGAACATGTTAAAATGCATTATAAGACACACCCTCAGAATGAAATAGTAGGCCGACATGAAGATTGTTATTTTTGAAGATTGTGAACAATATGAAAaggtggggtgtctgggtggctcagtcactaagcatctgccttcagctcagctcatgatcccggggtcctgggatcaagccccgcatcaggctccctgctcagcgggaagcctgcttctccctctccaactccccctgcttgtgttccctctcttgctgtctctccattaaataaataaataaaatctttaaaaaatatatgaaaaggtactcaacatatCAAGTATATGGCAGTATTCAAGACTCTgatttttagggcacctgggtggctcagttggttaagcgactgccttcggctcaggtcatgatcctggagtccctggatcgagtcccgcatcaggctccctgctcagcaggaagtctgcttctccctctgaccctccccccatctcatgtgctttctctctcattctctctgtctctcaaataaataaataaagtatcttttaaaaaagactgatttttatattatttcttttaaagtattaaCTACAAAGACAGAAAACATCAGAATATTACTTATAGTTAGTTACCTCACaggtttttctttactttttttttagtattttccagTCTTTCAACTACGAATatgtattacatttataatttaaaaaaaacatcaaattaaaataagaacatattatgtcTGAAACtctaaaatattacagaaattaGATGGGTATCGCATCTTATAAACTTCTGGGGATCTTTAGATATTTTTCAGCTAACTGGGATCTACATTTTTTGATGTGATGTTATTTTCTATGATAGGCTATGGACTCCATTCAGCCTTCACAACGCATTTTAACTCAAGATGCAGAAACGATGACAAAGTATAATTAGACCAAATTCTAATTTCCCCATGATGGGATAAAAAATCACCTCAAGACATCAGGTCTCAGAAGCAAAGCTAGTTTTCTTAGACTAACTGTTTCCTTACAGCCCTTCTAATGTCAGGGAGCGAGCCTCTGTACAAAGCCCCTTCCCGGCTGAAATCTCCACCCTCGCTATCACGCAGACAGACCCCTGGGCACATGCAAGTCAGATCACTCTCCTGGTTGCAGCTGTCTTTTCTATCTTAGAACGTCCTTTCATTAGTGCTAAATATCACAgttcacaaaaatatttgtgaCTCCCTTCCTAACTCAGATATGGAAGGTTCCCAGTCTCTCCAGGCGTAATAGGGCAAGTCCGATGGTAATACCTAGATCGCATCTCACCCCTTCCTGGACATTGTCCACCATCACTCCCACCTCACCTCTGTCCTTCATCCTCTGGTGGTGTTATTTTCTCTACCCCTGCCTTACCTGCACTTGTAAACTGCATTCGTGGCCGGTGTCTTGAGGGGCAACTGCAGGTCCTTCGTGTAGGCTGCACCGAGAGTCAGGGCATCACCCTCACAAGTCAGGGAAATCAGGACCAGACGAGGCTCCTGTCGAGCTGTAACCATGTTCCCCTTCTCATTGATCACCAGCCAAAACCTGCCACGTTCAAAACACAAGATACACGTGGCCCACCATGACGGGCGGTCAGTCTCTGTGGGAGCTTCAGGCATATAAATGCACTCTTTGATTTCCTCCCTGTCAGCTTGgtgtgtgtgagtttgtgtgtctgtgtgtatgtgtctgccTGTCTATCCTTAAACATCAACTCAGCAGCACAGCAAGACTGAGGCTGTCCGTTAATTTCAAAGGGTTTAGGAACCGGTCAAGcatccaatatatatataatatcttcaGAACATTTTGAGCTCCTGGATGGCACAGAAATCAAAgatgttattatattttcatcTCAGCTGCCAGAAATCCTGACCACTTTCATTTAACATGCCCCAAAAAGATGACAAGAAACTATTTCCTGGAAAGACGTTAAGAGCACAAGGaagcaccatgcctggcacacagtaggccctgGGCTCCTGCAGTGAAATAACAAGATTGTTGCTCTGTTGTTCTCAGAGCATGGAGCTCAGTGGGACAGCATAGGATGCCACTTAGACCTTGTCAAATCCACccctacctttttaaaaaattactgtttcGTATTCAGGGCGGTGAATTCTGCAATTTGCTCAAAGGTCTAATCGTTACTATGGCCAAAAATTTTTCTGGCACAATACTCCTGATCCAGAGGcacttctcagaaaaaaaaaaaaaaaagaaagataaatggagaaataagagCAGTTGAAAATGGTttcaggggtgggaggtggggaatcATTTGTATAGGTTATTTCTCAGCTACTGAGGAAGCAAAACATATTGACATGTTGGTAATTTCAATTCACACTGGATCAAGTGATTACAGTTATAGAAGTGAACTTGTGCTTTTGGAGTCTATAAACATAACATGCCAGTGAATATGTGAGGTTGTGAAAGAGCTTCCTTGCATCACCTCCAGCAGGTCATCATGGTTGAAATGTTTCAGCTACACTAGAAAAACAAGGTTAGTGGGAGCCCTTTCCTGAACTGCCCGTTTATCAGTCCTCATTCTTGACCCAGACAGAGCGCTTCCCTGCTCCAAATCTTTTGTACCAGCACAGGAATATTCTTCTTCATGTAATAATTCTTCCAGATAATGATGGAAGTTTgatcttgcctttctttttaatacttcaaagtaatctctatgcccaacagggggctcgaactcacgaccccaagatcaaaagtctcaGGCTCCTCCCCCTGAGCCAGCTGGGCATCCTGGCAGTCTGATCTTTCTAAATCACCAATCTAATCATGTCACCCCCTCATGAAAAATCCCTTCATGGCTCCTGCTTTCAGGATAAAACCCTAACTCTTCGACAAGGCAGGCAAGGCCCTACATAACCCCGCTACCCTCCCAGCCATTCACAACTCCGTGTGCCCTCACGCAGGCCAgcctctttcttaatttttttattgtggtaaaatatatacagCATCAAGTGCCTGGCATGCTCTTAGGTATCTCCAAAAGGATTGAAAACAGGGCCTCACACAGATACTTGCAcactgatgttcatagcagcaatattcacAACACCAAAACATGGAAACATCTACAAAGAATGGATATTTTTTCAAtgtgtttttaatcattttaggtgcacaattcagtggcattaagtaccttcacaatgttatgcaaccatcaccagtatcaatttccaaaacttttttatCATCCCAAATAGAAACTTTGAACCtattaagcaataactccccgTTCCCCCTCTCCCCGAGCCCCTGGTAAACTCTAATCCACTTCCTGTCTCCACGAATTTGCCAATGCAGCTATTTCATATAATTAGGATcacatatttgtccttttgtgcctgacttatttcacttaacataatgctttCAAGATTTATCTATGCTGTAGTGTGTATCAGAACTCCGTTCCTTTTTGTGGccaaacaatattccattgtgtatagatgTTGTTTACCATTCATCTGTGGGTGGATATTTGGGTTGATTCCATCTTTTGGCCactgtgagtaatgctgcagcGATCACTGGTGTAGACGTATCTGCCTGGTTTCAATTCCTTCCGCCAATTCCCTAAGAGTACACTCACCTTTTCCCCAGCATACCTCCCCTCCAAGTCCAGGGTCTTTACCCAGCTTactccatgtctctctctctctctctctctctctttagaatGTTCCTCTCCCAATTTACTTGCCTGGAAagttcataattattttttaatattcagttcAAGCTATAATATCATTCCTGCCCACCCAGGCGGTTTCTGGTGCTCCTTCTCTGTGCTCCCTGGTACTTGTCACACTGAGTCCAGTAAGCCTTTGTTTGCTTCTCCCAATCACACTTCGTGGTAGTGGGTGGACAAAAATAGTGTCTGCTCTGATTGTTATTTACTAATATATGAGCTCGGGAAATATTCCCAATCCATACAGTAAAATGATAACGCCCCTTGCCTCTGGGGCCTacaaaatgaattcaataaattctACCATCTTGCAGAGTCAGCAAACTCCGTACAATCCATGAAATATCTAGGACTCTTGGCTTCCTTCCTGAAGCAAAGATGCATAGCTCACCCTTCATTAATGCTGTGAGTTGCCCTCTGTCCGGAGAGCTGCAAGGAGGAAAAACTAcagcccctcccctaccccccacccccacccccgcgtTCTGGGTTCCCTGCAGAAGCTGTGAGGGCTGGTCTGGGAGGAAAGAGCTTAAAGTGCAGCCTTACAATGAGGTTCTGGGCTGGCCTGACGCCAGACGCAGAGGAGAACAAAGCCGCTCGCTCAGGGCCTCTTGTGCCTTCCCTGAACCCCAAGCGTTTACGCAGATCGTGACTACCCAGATAGTGCCTTAATAACAGGACTTCACAAAGCACCCGCGTGCTAAAGAAAACGAGAGTCCTGGTCCCCTCGCTGGGTGGCGCGGGACCCCGGTTTCTTTATCCATGCAAGAGGGCTTGCGAGAATTAGGGGAAAGAGCACGTGCAATAGAACTTCCTCAGCGGCAAGAAGTTTTAAGCTTCAATAGCTGTCATTATGATTATGCGCTCCACCTTGGTGCGCTCCTTGAGGGCTAGGCTCCGCGGCCCCAAGTCTCCCCAAGTTCTCCAGAGACAATTAATAAAACTAATGTGCTGGGGACCAATCCCTGGGCGCTTGTCGCCTCCGCTAGCCGGAGTTGAAGAAATCCGTTTGCACACTGGCAGACACCTGGACGCCAAAACCACTCCCCGGCAGGAGCGCAGAGGTGAAAGGGGCCGTGGGAGGTGAGAATACAGCTGTCTCCGGAATTGGGTCAGGACACAGAGCCCCAGGGTCCCGGGCCCCTGGGGTCCGCTGTCGGGAGGTAATGGCCCCTCGTTCTCTTTGTCCTTGCCCCACTGTAAGGGAAGGAAGGACCTGATGGTGGGCTCCGCAGACCACCCCGCTCCCGCCCGCGGCCGGAGCCCACCCCGCGCAGccgcggcccggcccggccctACCTGTCCCGCAGGTGGCCGCAGCGCAGCCCCAAGGCCGTGCACTCCGCCGCGCTCACCGGCACCCCCTTGCACGACTTGACCGGGTAGATCCAGAGCTGCGCCACGGTGCCCACCTGCTGGAGCCGCCGGCGCCGCCTGGAGCGCGCGCGGCGCCAGGCCACTGTCCCTAGCGCCACGGCGGCCAGTCCCAGCGCTGCCGCCCCGAGCCAGGAGAGCCGGGACGGCGCGGGGAGGCGCGGCGCGGGGAGGCCGAGGCTGCCCAGAGCCGACGAGCCGGCGGCGCCCATGGCCGAgcgggcgggggcgcgggcggcggcggcagctCCGGCGGGGCCCTCCACGGATGCCCAGCCGTCACCCGGCGGGAGCGCGGCGGCCGCTGGGGCTGCGGGGGAGGTGCGGCCCTTGGCCAGGAGCCCAAAGGGCAGGCCGCTCCCAGTACCGCGGCCTTTAGCTGAGGGGTGGCCCCCCGGGGCGCCGGCGGTGGGAGGTGGTGACTCCGCTGCGGCCTGGTCCTCGCCGCACAGCCTCCTCCGCCTTCCGCGGCCTGCGGCTGCAAGGCCGTGCGCCCTCCCTCAAGATCGCCTTTCTTTACGAATTTATGGGTGTTTATTAAACCTAAAGTGGTCACAGATACCAAACTTGCAGGACTAAAGCGTGATTTCTAAATTCGAAATCCGGCGGCCGGGAGATCCCTGCCTTGGGGATAATGGGGCGCCGGTGGGCACAACGTGGCCGGCACGGAGCGTCCCGCTGCCCTCCGCCACCCTCCCCGCCGGCCACGCGGAACGAGGGAGCTTGCGGGAGTGGGAATCAGCGCGGACGGATGCCGCTGGGCGCCCAGGGCCCGCGAACCGAGGCTGGCGAGGAGCGAGCTGGCGGACGCCCGGGCTCTCCCAGCGCAGGTCAGAGCAGCCCTGGGCGGCCTGGAGCGCCCTCTACAGGGCTTAGGGGACGGTGCGCTCCTGGCAGCGTTCCCAGGGGTCGTAGTTTGGAAGGTTCGTACTGGCCCAAGATCCTGAGGTTTTTTCAGGGCAGAAGGGAATGTCCACCAATGCTGCAGGCACTTTCAAATCAGGTCATGTTTCAAACAACAAGGTCAGCCATCAGGATCAGGGTGGTTTAAGAGTCTTAGGGTCCTGTTTGATGTGCCagactgttaaagaaaaaattattctgacacttgttaaaaCCTAAGGAAGACTTCTTTTGAGACTATTGCTGAtctaagaccaggaacaagacaaggatgtccactcttctcactttattcaacagagtactggaagtcctagcagagcaattaggaaagaaaataaaagccatccaaatcaggaaggaagatggaaatctgtgttgcagataacatgatcctatatatagaaaacctaagacaccaccaaaaactattagaatagcTGAATTCAGtaaaaaacaatatacaaaaatcggttgcatttctatatataacAACAAgccatcagaaagagaaattaagaaaagtaataccatttatatcaaaaagaataaaatatctaggaataagtttaaccacgGAGGTGAAGGATCAGTAcactgaaaatcataaaatattaatcaaaggaattaaagaagacataaataaaagcaaaattgttcagtgctcatggattggaagaattaagtttgttaaaatatccataaaacACAAAGCAAGCTACAGAGTCAAtaaaatttctatcaaaattccaatggcatttttcaaagaaataggaaaaaaaaaacaatcttagggtgactggccggctcagtcggtggaatgagtgactctcgatcttggggttgtgagttcaagcccatgttgggtgtggagatcacttaaaaacaaaatcttaaaaaaaaaaagggggcgcctgggtggctcagtgggttaggtgtctgccttcagctggggtcacgatcccagggtcctgggatcgggccgtttgtcgggctccctgctcagtggggagcctgcttctccctctcctgcgcCCCCGCTGTGCatgctgtctttctgtcaaataaacaaataaaatatttaaaaaaaaaaaaaatcctaaaatttgtatggaaccacaaaagaccctgaatagccaaagtaatcttgagaaaaaagaaagctgaaggcatcatatttcctgttttcaaactATATGACAAAAGCTATAGTGACCAAAACAATATAGTatcagcataaaaacagacatgtggatcaatggaacagaagagagagaagaaataaacccatgcatatatggtcaattaatttatgacaaaggagccaagaatatacaaaggggaaaggatggtctcttcaataaatggcaggGGCCAAActgttacatgcaaaagaatgaaactggaccactatcttataccatacaaaaaagtcagctcagggcacctgggtggctcagtcagttaagcgtctgccttcggctcaggtcatgatcccagggtcctgggatcgagtcccacatcaggctccttgcttggagaggatcctgcttctctctctgcctgctgcccccccccccgcccccgcttgtgcgtgctctctctgacaaataaaatctcaaaaaataaataacaaaaataaaaatgaacagcagAACTAAGCCaatatttttccacagaagacaagAGGTAGGTGAAAaggtgctcaccatcactcaccatcagggaaatgcagatcaaaaccacaatgagctaccaccttacatgtgttagaatggctattatcaagaagagataacaagtgctgggggggatgtgcagaaaagggaatccttgtgcactgttggtgggaatataaattggtgcagccactaatggaaaacagtatgaagtttcctcaaaaatttaaaaacagaactgtcataggatccagcaattccacttctgggtatttatccaaagaaagagaaaacactcacttgaaaagatttatgcacccccatgttcattgcagcattatttctaatagccaagacatggaaacaacctaagtgtccactggacagatgaacagataaagaaaatgtggtatatacctataatggaatattatttcagtcttatttaaaaaaaatgaaatcctgccctTCGGGACAAAGTGGatagaccttgaaggcattatgctaagtgaaataaatcagatagagaaagacaaataccatatgatctcatttatatgtggaatctaaaacaaaaacaaaaataaaaacaactcatAGATAGAGAGACAAGACTGCTGGTTGCCAAGGGTGGGGGTTAGGCGGTGGGCAAAATaaatgaaggtggtcaaaagacCCAAATTTCTGGTTGTAAGAGAAATAggttctggggatataatgtacagcatgttgattatagttaacaatgctgtgtttgtggggcgcctggggggctcagtcagttaagcctctgccttcagctcaggtcatgatcccagggttctgggattgagtcccgcattgggctctttgcttggtggggagcctgcttctccctctgcctgccgttccccctgcttgtgcactctctctctctctctctctggcaaataaataaataaaatcttaaaaaatcaaaacaatgctGTGTTGTgaatttaaaagttgctaagagacttcatcttaaaagttctcatcccaagaaaaaaattacaactgtGTAAAGTAATGGacattaactagacttattgtgaccATTTcataatatacacatacaccaAATCATTCCATTATATACCTTAAATGAATACAATGTTATaggtcaataaaaaaataagacaattgcAATAGAGATATTACGATAGGGCTCAATTCTGAACACAGCAAAGATAAGTGGGGATTTGTAGCCAAGATGCAGAGAGACAGGGTTAGTGGATGGCAAATTACTTCGGGGAAAACATCAAGGGTAGGAGGACTCTTGTTAAACTGacttaacaggattcttgctgaagggaGGCCAAGGTCTTACACATCGAAGGGAGAGATGAGGAAGTGAATTCTATAATATGAGTGATCAGATAGCCAGGGTGAGGGCACTCTCAAACTGATTTAGCCGGATTCTTGCTAAACTGAGCTAGGCAGGCCTGGCAAGGCCAGAGTCAAGGTTGCGGCCTGGTGGAGAAGAGGCTTCAGAGGAGCCTAActagtttggtcaaggagagagacAGCCTAGAACAGTGCAATTCAAGACCCCACCAGAACTGTCCACACAAATGGAGAATGTCTTAAATCAGTAAAGGGAAAGTCTCCGAAGCAGAGCAAATCCTTTTTCACCAGCTGGCAACACACATCGGGGCCCTTTAGTGCTCAGGGAAGATCTGTCTTTGAACATTGTTCTTCACCATAGATATTTAGGTCTATCTGGATTGTATCTGTTCTATGCGCTTGTTCAACCCAGGTCCCCCTTTCCCTGCCCTACTCCTGTGAAAGCCAGGAACTGTGTTCAGAGTACAGGGGTCAAAGTTACTTCCACTGTTATGGTGCATCAATGACCGCCTCTTCCAGGAatgagctggagggagaaggggcttGGGTAAATCTAGCTTTCCACAGAGAAATGTTGATGGATGGTGATGTGAGCCACTGGAATAGAGCAGAGAGCACAAACCTCAGCAGGACACAGGACTCGAGCTCCATATTCTCCATGTTCTCCACAGAAAGCCAGCTCATGGGCACTCCATTTTGTGTATTTCTGTTCATCcccttctctaatttctcttcagaaatttagtttagtttagtttttatttattcaagtcaTCTcaacacccaacgtgggacttgaactcgagatcccaagatcaagagtcgcatgctctgctgactgagccagccgggtgctgctgtcttcagaaattttattttattttattttactttattttatttttaagattttatttatttgacaaagagagacacagcgagagagggaacacaagcagggggagtgggagagggagaagcaggcttcccgcggagcagggagcccgatgcggggcttgatccccggaccctgggaccatgacctgagccgaaggcagatgcttaacaactgagccacccgggagcccccatgtcttcagaaattttaaaaggaaaaaatctgcttCTCTATTTCAATGGCTGACTTTAAAGTCTCCTTTGACAATCTCCTCACAGTCACTGGGTCATCCTGCCTCAGTGGGCCATCTGTGTAGTTCCTGatgccccccatcccccacccaccacggGAGGTAATGTTTGCGGAGTCCACTCCTATCTCTGGAGGGAAACCCTCTGCTAGGTTACtagaaaagagtaaagaaaaatgaataccgACCGAAGTTCTAATATAAAATGAGAGAAGCCCTGAAGCAGACTCataaataccaaagaaaaagtacaactgagatttacatttattaatattaaagaaaCCACAAAATTATAAGGGGGTTAATTCATCCACATATTTCTTCAGCGAGGATTTGTTTAGTCATACCAAAATAGTTCATTTCTCTTcgttacaaaaaaaattatttgcgcctaaaaaaaatgtgctcatgctttcctcctcctccctccggCTCTCAAAATTCcaatctttttaaaatcccatCTTTTCTTCATCATACTTGGAATTCCAGGCGATGTATCTGGCAGTTACACACAGATTACTTCCATATGGCTTCATGGAGGCTTAATCGAATATAAAAACAAGATCTATAAAATAACTTCCATACTCACGTACaacctgattccaaagcccatgaGCACAAAGTTGACAGGATTCAACAGCCATGTAAAGACCAAGAACAGGAATTTGTGTTAACATGTAAAAGGCACATCAGAAAACAGTGATCTCATTTCCTATTCCTCCCAAAAGACGAAGGATAGGTAATAAAATGTCAACACTTAGAAAAAGTTTTGTAGCTTTTTAACTCATTCTTTAAGCTTTCTTTACGCGTCAATATTAACATCAGGGATTGAGAAGTGTAACTGCTATAGTAACATTCAAAACAATTTCATAgacggttttatttatttcaaaagtccTCAATACCTAAAATCTATTTATCTTATTTCTGAATCGCCTCTaatgcttttcctgcattaaCCCCGGAGCATGCAtaacttcaaaaagttaaaaatggagattCATTCCCAGGGTGAAGATGGCCACAGGCTGGTTAGCAAGGATGCGCTGAGGTGGTGGTGTTGCTGCTGTGggaaaaatcctaaagaaagcCTCCCGGACTCTGGAAACTGAATAAATGACAAGGACTTCTGATTATTTGGTTATTTCTCCTACAGGCCATAAATAGCTCAAACACTCACAAAACAGTCCCTCGATGAGGTTAAAATGCAGGAAACATAAACTATGTCCTGTGCCAAATTACCTCCATGGGAAAAGGCAGCCTGTTAAGACTGAGAGGCCCACCCAGGTCTGGGCAAGAGCCCAGAGCCAGGATCTCCCCCACGCGGCACAAGGGGGTGCACAGGGGAGGAGCGCTTTTGAAGGCCACTGGCCAGGATGCCGTAATATATGCCTGTATCCTGCGAGTCAATAACTCCACTTTAGCAATCTAGTTTCAGAAGAACACTCAATTGTAAAATggccctgggggcgcctgggtggctcagctggttaaacgtctAACTtcagctggggttgtgatctcggggtccggggatcgaggcccgcaaaatgctccccgcttggcagggagtcggcttgttcctgtccctctgctccatccccttcttgtgcactctctctctctctcaaatgaataaataaaatcttttaaaaaaataataaaatgattctgCACACGAAGAtatacactgtattattatttGCAACAAAATTGGATATGTTCCAAGTGTCAAATACTATAAAATGTTGTTTAGAACACGGTGTATATTTCTACATGTAATGTTATGAAGCCATCAGAAATGACCTTTGcataatgatgtaatatatggtgattaacataacaataaaaaaattaaaaaaaaaaaagacctttgcAAAGACTGGAGGTCTATGAAAGTATATGTGATACATACTTCTGCATATATTTACCATATGATACACagatatatatctgtatatatatcatatgatatacaacatatatctgtatatagtatatatgattatatatatgtatatgttatctATATCATACAGACTATGGCTAcattaagcaaacaaaaaaccaaccagaataaaatttttaaacagtgaCAATGGGTGATTGCT
Proteins encoded in this region:
- the MTARC1 gene encoding mitochondrial amidoxime-reducing component 1 isoform X4, producing MGAAGSSALGSLGLPAPRLPAPSRLSWLGAAALGLAAVALGTVAWRRARSRRRRRLQQVGTVAQLWIYPVKSCKGVPVSAAECTALGLRCGHLRDRFWLVINEKGNMVTARQEPRLVLISLTCEGDALTLGAAYTKDLQLPLKTPATNAVYKCRVHGLEIEGRDCGEAAAQWITSFLKTQPYRLVYFEPHLQPRNSHQILDVFRPTDQIVYSDTSPYLILSEASLADLNSRLEKKVKMTNFRPNIVISGCGVYAEDSWDELLIGDVIMKRIMACSRCTVTMVDPDTGVTSRKEPLETLKRWL